The genomic window GAGCAGAGCGATGATGCCACACGAGACCGTATTCACTACGTgagggcgcagcggcggcaccttgAACGCGAGACACGAATGCTGCGCATGGCACTGGAGGAGTTGCACGAAGAAGCGGAGCAGATGAATGATGAAGAAGTGTTGGCGCGTCGCACAATACAGGAGAAGCATCGAGAGTTACTGCGGTGCCTACTTCATTTTGCTTTAGCTGAGCATGATTCAACAAGAgacacagcggcggcaaccAGTGCACCCATGCAACAAGACGCGACAGACACCATTGTTTGTGAGCTACTGCGGCAGTACAAGCACGAGCAAGACGCCTACACGCAGGAGGTCAAGCAGCGCGTGGAAAGTACTAGAGGGAAAGCTGAACAGTCGTGTTTGAGCGTCAGTGACACTtccgccgcgccacagcTTCTGCAAGATTGCATCTGTGGCGTGGACTCCCCTGTAGAAGTAGCTGAGGTCAACTACCTTCGCAGCACCTTGGAGGCGCTCCGCGAGAGAAAGGccgaggtggaagaggagacggAAGCAGCGCTCCTGAGCATTGGCCGCACGCTGCTTTGCTGACTTGTGCGCTGTCCTTCTTTCTGTTTCGGACACCTTACGCTCCCTCCTTGGGAGGGTGGTGGTACCCCCGACGCAACGGGCGAGGCCAGGTCATTGCGTCTACGGTGAAACTGTTTTGATGAATCGACTGCATACATACGGATGCGAAGCCAAGGCAAGGCAAAGCGGTCAGCGtgtctctcctttccccttccccaatCACTACTATTTTCTTGTATACGAAAGGCATCGAATATGGTGCCACTGCCCCAAAGCACGAGCTGACCTACACGACAGCTGTGTTGCGTTGGCTCTCCTCGTCatgcttcttctcttcaccgATGAGATTAATCTCATCCTTCTCTGCCATGGATGCAGAATGAAGCAAACGCTTATGTTTCCCGCCTCCTCTCATtttccctcgctctttctcaCGGTATGCATGAGCTCTCCCCTTTTCACGCACGCGgcacccaccacctccccatGTATGGCTCCACGCCTCTCACTGCCAtctcttcccctcgctcCCTTCCACTACTACGGCGACAGCTACCGCCTCAATCTCGTCGCTGCTAAGGTATATGGGTGTTCTTTAGGCAAGCATAAGTTGCGTAGAAGTTTCCCTTTGATATTCGCACTTCATCCCCACAgaccccccttccccaccccacccggACAGAGCACAAATGGCGCCACCGAAGGCCTCTTTCCCTGCCCGCTTCTTCGCGGGTGACTTCATGGGCATCAACTGGAACCGTGTTAGCTGGATGGCCCCGTACAACAACTTCTACCCCGTCACAATGTGCGGTGGCTGGGGTGGTCGTATGTGGTCCAGCTTCATTCAGTACGGTCGCTTTGATAATCGTGCCGGCCTCATCATGGTGCGTAACCTGGTCATGGGCATCCCAAGTGCTCTCATGGCTCTGTTGATGCTCGGCAACATGGACTGGTACCAGTGCATGCAGTGTGCCTTCTACTTCCCCGGCATCCCAATGCCACAGTGGGCGCAGGATAAGTACGCAAAGGAGATGGAGTGGTACACCTGGAACAAGCCGGGTGCCATGGCAAAGCACCACTACGCCGGAACTGTGTCGATCCCTGGCACCGAGAAGTACATAATGGAGATGTAGAAGACTGACTAGCCCTGCGCGAGGCCAGAGAGGACTTATGCACGGCGGATCTCTTGCTTGCACTGATCTACTTCTTTTGTTGCCGCCTCGTCTTTCCCACGCTCGTCGTGTGGTAGCATGTATTcgactgtgtgtgtatgtgccaGCTCTCTCAGGCTTGCATcgaagcagcgcagctgagATCGAAACACGTACGAGGCGCAGATGCACAGATGTTACCACTGCCGCGCGCGACGGCAACCCAGTTTACCCTCAGCTAGTT from Leishmania panamensis strain MHOM/PA/94/PSC-1 chromosome 32 sequence includes these protein-coding regions:
- a CDS encoding hypothetical protein (TriTrypDB/GeneDB-style sysID: LpmP.32.3750) yields the protein MSESLLRRSEQSDDATRDRIHYVRAQRRHLERETRMLRMALEELHEEAEQMNDEEVLARRTIQEKHRELLRCLLHFALAEHDSTRDTAAATSAPMQQDATDTIVCELLRQYKHEQDAYTQEVKQRVESTRGKAEQSCLSVSDTSAAPQLLQDCICGVDSPVEVAEVNYLRSTLEALRERKAEVEEETEAALLSIGRTLLC
- a CDS encoding hypothetical protein (TriTrypDB/GeneDB-style sysID: LpmP.32.3760), which gives rise to MAPPKASFPARFFAGDFMGINWNRVSWMAPYNNFYPVTMCGGWGGRMWSSFIQYGRFDNRAGLIMVRNLVMGIPSALMALLMLGNMDWYQCMQCAFYFPGIPMPQWAQDKYAKEMEWYTWNKPGAMAKHHYAGTVSIPGTEKYIMEM